The stretch of DNA TGGGGAATGCTTTGACGGGCGAGGAAGATCCTTCGGTAGATTCCCGAGATGGTGAATTGAGCGATAAAGATActgaaccttctttcttgggtgatgcagaaggagatgatgggaatggtacAGAAGGAACTGGCGTTGAGGTAGTATCGGGAGTAGTCTCAGTTTCCAGAGCAGGTTTAGGAGTTTCGCTAGACTCATCCTCTATGACCTCGGTTTTGGCGGCAGCGATGGGATCTTGAGTTTCGACAACGGAGGAAGGTCCAGTAGCAGCGCTAGTCGGCTCAACTTCGGCTGGGGTCGACTCTCGCACGTCTTTGCCCTCTTCGGTATCATGTGGCTTGGAGGGAGGCTCAGGAGCAGCGAAGACACTCGCAGCGCCAGACCCATCGGGAGATGGCGATTTGACGGCATCGGCGAAAGATCCGTTTTCTGGATTATCAATAATAGGAGGTGGCACGTCGACGTCGAATCCTTCGGTAGATTGGTCCTCAGCCTTGTCCTCGAGATCGATCAACGCTGAAGTTGCTTCTTCGGTCTGAGCCATAGCTGTAGTAGATGACGAGGGTTGCGCGGAGGTTGATTGctccgcttcttcatcaggcttatcgtcatcatctttgtctttcttggTACCAGATTTTTCAGCAggatgagcatgagcatATCGCAAATCGTCAGCTGTTGGAAGAGTGTTGGCTACTTTTTCGAGATCTTCGTCGTCGAGTAGTTCAGCCTCAGTGTAGATTTGTCGTTTCCACCTAGAAACATGCCATGCTTAATTAGCACCCAGATCTGCCAGTAGGACACGATTGTCCACTCACATTCTAGCAAAGATACCATCTTTTTTAGTGATAAGTTCTTGATAAGTACCAATTTCAATCATCTGCCCTTCCTTCATCACAGCGATCTTATCAgaattgatgatggtggataATCTATGAGCGATTGAAAGTGAACTTTTCCCTTTCGACTGTAGAAATTGCAATGTAAATTTAGCTCGGATATCGTAATTGGGCTTGGCCATGCAAGACTCACCAAAACAGCCAATGACTTTTGAATCTCTCTTTCAGTCTCTGTATCAAGTGCAGAGGTAGCTTCGTCGAGGACCTATACACGTATACACAACACACTTGACTTAGCCCAAGTGATCCCACACTTACAAATGAGCAACGATCAAATTACTCACCAATATCGCAGGGTTTTTCAAGAACATTCTCGCCAGACTAACTCTCTGTTTCTCTCCACCCGACAATCTCTTGCCCCGTTCTCCTACAATGGTATTATATCCTTCATCAAACGTCATAATCTTATCGTGGATTCTACCTCTTATCGCAGCAGCAATGACCTCTTCGTCCGACGCACCCGGTTTCCCATACGCGATATTAGCTCCTATCGTATCATTCCATAAAACCGAATCTTGAGGCACAATTCCAATAGCGTTCCTAAGAGACGCTTGTGTGACTTTTGATATATCTTgtccatcaatcaatatccTTCCTGAACTAACCTCATAAAATCTATAAATCAATTTGAGGATTGTCGATTTCCCCGAACCGGTCTCTCCTACCAATGCCATCGATTCGCCTTTACCCAATTTGAAAGAGACATTCTTCAACGCAGTGACTTTATCATCGTAGCTGAATGTCACATCGTCAAATTCGATCGTACCATCCTTGATGATCAGTTCTTTCGCATCGGGCAAATCTTTAATCTCAGTTTGTTCAGCTAATAAtttcaacatcttctccGAATCGGTAATGTTGGTATTAATCGATCGATATAAGCTTGAAAGTTGGTTTAGAGGTGTGGTGAAAGCACCATAGTATTGGATAAAGATGACGAACAATGCCGCATCACCTATACCTCTCATGATATTCCATGAGAGCAGTATAGCTCCCGAGGCGAATCCCAAAGTCAGAAGTAACGATTGGATGGCATAGACAGCTTGGAATCCCATATCCCATTGCCATTCTATTTTCTGTAAATCCCCAACGGCATTGGTGAATCTTTCTACTTCTCTAGGTTCTCCGGTGAAATATTTGACACTTTCCCAATTAGTTAGAACATCCGATACTACTCCTCGCTGATGAACGTCCTTTTCGATGTATTCTTTCCGGATGTATTTCCGGAATTTTGTAGAGTAGTATGTGAAACACATATAAGGTATCATGAAGAGTAAGacagtgaaagtgatgatcgGTCCGAATAAGTACTGGAATACCGAAAATCCAATAGCGATATCTGCAAAAGTCGGTATGACGCTGAATAAGACTGTTCTGAATAGATTGTTGACCGCCGAACCTCTTTCGATGATCCTCATCACTTCACCGGTATTCCTCTTGGTGTGATAGGCCAAAGAAAGATCTAAAATATGGTTGAAGCAGAGCATCTGCATTTCCCTATCTGTATACTGCACGATGGGTAACCAGAACGCTTGTTGGATAGCACTGAGGGTACCATTCGCATTCAACAATCTTAATGCCAAGTAAATTCCGAGCCATTTCCAGATATCGTGTTGATTCCTCTCGGTTAACGCTCTAATCAACAGTCCCATTGAGATAGGTGACAAGGGCGTCAGTAttcgatcgatgatgatcataagACCGGTCATAGCAGCGAATAATTGGAGTTTGATGCTTGTTGCTGGCCATAATTTGGGAATGAGGGGTCTGAACTTGAACCACGCTTCTCTCAGAGAtaattcttccttcttttcatctttctttttcacACCGAGCTGtttggtgatcttgatctttttgGCTGCAGCGAAGGCTGCTGCTGATGCGGCGGCATTATCGTTGGCGTTGGATGTGTTCTCGCCTGCACCTGGCACGGGCGTTGTAGGTGCTCCGGTGGTGGTCGTAGTGGTCTTAGTAGGATTTTGAGAATCGTCATCGAAAGTTCCGTATTCgctggaagaaggatcaacaCGTCCGTCCAGACCTGATTCGGTGAGTAGTCCAGTACGTTCATCGGCTGGTTCGTATGATACTCTCGGAGAGAGCAACGCGACGATCAAGATGGGTAAAACGAGTAAtcgagaggatgaaggtaCAAGGGAGAGGATAGTGAAGATCTTATCGTATCCGTCTATAAAGTGAGATCCAATCagattatcatcatatcagctgagtgTTTAGATCAAAAACTGATATTTGAAATAGAGCTGACTCACAAGTATGGACTTCTCTCAGGACCAATCCAACAAGATTAGGAATCTCCAAACCCAAAGCTAAAGTGGCGAGAGTAACCAAACTTTTGGATTGCCATTTTTCTCTCCACCATACGCCCGCCAATGCCAGACCGTGAACAATCAATTGACCAAGAGTGTAAATCACTTCTCCAGCCAATTTTCCACCTTTGAGATATTCGGGTACATTGATGGGTTGATCACCATTCCTTATTCTCTCTGTGACCAGATCTGAAGCCAGGATAGCTATATCACCAAAAGCCAGCAAAGATAATAAGAGTAAACATGTTGATATGGTTGATTTACGCGGGGTGATCCTCTGGACGGTTATGGGTCGTATACCAGGTATAGGATCGAtaggtttgggtttgggtaAGAGGACGAATATCAACGGtacgaagaggatgacggGGATGATATAGTGGAGGGGAGTAAGGAAAGGAGCTGTTGAAGTCATCTTGTGGTGGTCCACTCGTGAGTCAAGCtggataaagaggaagattggcCTAGATATCCTCAGCCGAAAACAagatatctcgtcagctttcAAAGActgaattgactgatgaagaacatagaaaaaggaagaacagATCAATTTGTGAATTTTCAACTCACAAGGGGATCAAAGACTTGAGACTGAATTTTTCGTTATCAACCCAAGTAACACCGATAGACAGTGGTCAATGCTTCAGCGGGACCTAGCAAATTAGTGTGGTATCAAAATTCACTTTTTCTTATTCATTGAGCTTGAGCGTCTTTCAGAATGGACAAGTTTTGAAGATATTATTGGCCAAGGTgaacaaaatcagctaagACCACCAGTGTCTGAGCTGAGTTTGAAGCTGGGTAGTTGGTAGATTGGATCCGAGTGACAAGGTGACTTGTAATTATAACCAATCATACAACATGAGAGTCGATGAAAAGGAAGTATTGTCGTAATAtcgatccaatccaatcacGATGACCTCACTTGAAAACACCTGATGAGCACGTTTACAGCGTGTCAACACTGTGGATCGTTGTTTGTTGAAGGTCTATTGTTGATCTCCTCTGACAACGAGGTAACAAAAGTGTAAAGTCGGACACTAAGACAAGCGCTAAATTGATCAGTTCATCATGATCCATGCTTGAAATGATAAATTGGATGGCACATGCGCGTCACTTGCCACCATCATGCTGCGGGGCCACATCCACGTTCACCCGTAGGTAGGtctcaagatgatcttcaTTGCATTTCCATAAACATAACTGTCATTTTCATACTATGATTAAACGCtatcaagatcaatatcatcagGAGAGAAAGTAGATTATCGAATTGGATTTCAAGTTTAAAACGGAAAGAGAATGGATtagatgaaatgaaattaAACATCCACCTTCCTCCCATGACACTCATCGTATTAGGGATAATTCATGTATCAAATCTCCAGAATGAAAAATCTCATCCACATACATAAAGAGCTaagaaagaaaacaaaaCAAAAGGTAATCtatgaaaagaaagggaCAAAGGTCGATTACTTCTTAGTACCAAAGTAGATACCCAATACCAAAGCGAGAATAGCGATGATAAGGACTATGAACAGAGACAAAAGATCATCAGCAAGCAGCAAAGAGCTTATAACTTAAAAGATACTCACCACAGATCCAGAAACAGAtccacttctttcttctgGCTTTTCTAGCGTGATCGACCGCTTTGGAAGTTTGATCGTAACTGTGATTATAGAGTACCAGGTCAGCTATATTCCACCGGGAGACAAATCTGTTCTTCAGATCCGAAACCCCAACTCACCCAGCTTTGATATCCGTATCAACACCTTGAGCTTGAGTTTCAACATTGACGATAGTCTCATCTTGTTGTTCGACCAACATTGCCATCTCGTTGAACATTTGAGCTAGTTCAGTCAAGGTCTTTTCGATCTTTTGGATTTCGGCATGGCGTTCTTGCACTTCTCTATAGGCATTTCGAGCATCTCCGTAGCGGTTCGAGTTGAGTAGCTGGTTGAGAGGTATAGAGCATCAGCATAAGGCCATGGAGTAGACATATGGGGAGAAATTGTGACACTTACAGCCTGACTGAAGATCTGGGGATTATCAGACTCAGTGACCTGTCTGACTTCCTCCTCTGTAGCATTAGGGTTTACGATCCTGTATTGTCTTTCTGCTCTATCTTTAACTTTTTTCCTGAACTCCTTTTCAATCACTTGATGTTCTTGTAACAAAGATTGGAATCTAGTTTTAACACCTTCCGCCTGGGTCTTTTGCGCTCTATCACCTTTAGCCAACTTGTACAGTTTCTTGATTTGATTCTTAcattcctctctcttctctcgagCGGAATCGTTCAATTGAGATACGTAAGATCGAGAGTTTGGATCGGTGGAAGTCTACCCCaacaaagagaagaaaaaaaaaaagtcAGTGCAtgttttcatcctttcatttGTGTAagtcagatgatgatgtgaagATGACCTACCAAACTAGCTTGATGAGCCTGTCTAACCTGTCCAATCTGATCTTGCAACTGACCCAAAAGGGAATTAGTCGTCGAGAGTTCTGACCAGAAATCCGCTCCAGCGGTGGGACCGCCGCCTACACCACCCATGGCATATTGTTCTTGTTGACCATAAGCTCCTCCGTAGGGGTTCGCAGCTTGGGCCTGTTGCGCACCGGCATGTTGACCGTATTGAGCATACTGGCCAGGTTGCGCACCAGGTAGGGAGTTGTTACCTTGCTGGGCGTATGGGTTGGGTGCTCGGGAAGGTGCAATCACACCGTTTGTGGGTGGATAAGTAGGttgaggtgtaggtgaatCACTGAGTCGTCTGTTAGTTCATTTATGTAGCATTGTATATAAGTGATAGATCACTGGAAAAGCAAAGGGAAATAGTATGACTTACCCATATTGTCGATTCTAGAGTTTCGTTTAACACTCGTAAGTCAGCGCTTGGATCTCCTTCGTTGAACGGCCTAAAGCTATCATCCCCATACTCCGCACACCTCTCTACTCTTCTGATACAGACAAAGAACACTCACAACGTTACCAAGTCGATCTCTAGCCATTTTGATCTTTTATTTGTTTATTTCTGTCTGTCcaacagatgaagaggggagaTGGGGGGTATTGGAACAGGTATATATCGGTCCAGCCGTACGCGAGTTGTatgtatgaagaagaagaggaagagggtaaCACCGATAAGCCGAATGCGATGTACagttgagaatgaagatgaaaagatcTATTCTTCTCCGCCAAGTGGTTGATGAAACAACGCGAGTACGAACTAACGAAGTGACGATGTACGAGAGAAAAGGGGCTTGggtgatatgtgatatgtgatatggGAAGAAGCGGGGGCTTTGATATGTCTCGGTTGAGTTGCGTTTCGATTATACGTCAAATGTCTCTGTTTATGTTGGATGGATTTATGGTATATTTATATGGATGGGTGTAAGGAGGGTTTGATGTCAATAAaaggatggatggtatgatggtatgatggtatgatggtatGGTGGTGAATGGAGCCAGAGTGTATGCAGTGCGTCgtcctctctttctttctttcgttcGGTCAGCGAGATTTGGTGGTGTATGGTGCGGGTATGCGGTGCAGTGGTACTCGTACTTTGTGCTCACGCGTATGAGGAGAGATTAATCCAGTACTAGTGCGATATAAGTGGTGTCATTACGAACACTCCCCCCAATTACCCTGAATAAGACATGAGactggaagagaggtggCACGTTTAAAGAATTACTACTGGCACCCCATATACGCGTCACTTCCTTGACAGATGCTAACATGGCACATGAAGATCAGACATTCCTCTGAGACTGTATTCAGCTTACCTGGAATATCTGTCACACCATGGAATGCGATCGTCTTACTGCTGGGTCGTCGTGATTGGGTACCAATGCTCATTTGATATAAGCTTGGATCTCTCATCTGATTTGGTGCCACATCTTATATCATTGCACtcaatcaacctccacttcaCAAGTTCAACGTCATGATATGGAATGGTCTTTTCCAGTCGCATTGACTCTGTTTGTCCTTATTGACTTCAACACCACTCGAGAGCCAAAGCGAAGATAGTATCGCACAACATGGGCAATCCAACCGTCAACGTCGCACCTCTAGCACTGATTAAGAGAGTATGGGAGAGAATCGCCCCTTTGCAGCTGGCAGAGCGAAGTTGGGATAATGTGGGTTTTATCGGTCGTCTATCATATGAGAAAAATAATTATAGCAAAGCTAATGAGATGATATGCTTAACAGGTCGGACCGATGATTGGTATGTCTCTATACTACTGACGAAATACAGAAATATCACTTGTACTGACTTAAACGATGGGATGGTAGAGGCACCATATCCTAATCCTAACAATCGACAAGTCCTCTTAACTATCGAGTGAGTAAAAGTTCAACCGCATCACCAGAATGTCAAGGCGTATCAGCACACAGAAATGAAGACTGATATGTACGACGTTCGATCACAATCATAGTCTCACACCATCCGTAGCAGCCGAAGCATTATCTCTTCCCTCCTTATCATTAATcgtatcataccatccacCAATATTCAGAGGTCTTAAATCAATGACTTTACAAGATCCTTTACAATCTTCTTTATTGAAATTATCAGCAAAAGGTATCAGTGTCTTTTCACCTCATACGAGCTTGGACGCTACTCCGAACGGTATAAACAGTTGGTAAGTACATACAAGCTCATCACAGTACCATGCTTTACGGTTGTCACCGGTCGGGTCATACTTATACTCAGAGCTaatatcttcaccttgtcaTTGTCATAGGCTTATCAGACCATTCTTATCGATCTCCAAATCAAATTCACCCATAACTACTTCAGAGCAGATTGAAGGATTCGAAGGTGCAGGTATGGGAAGGATCGTCAATTTGTCTGTACCGCTGGATGTAAGACAGGTAGTGAAGATGGTTAAAgatcatctggatctggatcatGGTAAGTGTCATTGATAGAATCAGATCAATCGTGTGATTGAGAATCTCGAAATGTGAATTCTTGTTTAATTTACTTACTGACtttgtatgtatgtacagtTCAGTTGGCCACTCCCGAAATTGAAAGACCCATCAATTCAATAGCTGTCTGTGCGggttcaggtgagttaccGTACGCTACATACCACATACCAGAGGAGAATTTAAGCTGATTAATCGACTCGTTCATTGATAGGTGCAAGCCTTTTCAAAGGTGTGAAAGCGGATTTGTACCTAACAGGAGAGATGTCCCATGTGAGTTGTCAATCCAAAACAGCTAGGGTTTTTTTCAAAAAAAAAAGctcaaattgatcaatctatTTGGTCTATCAAAATCACGGACTCAACGCTGATTGCATCACATTGTAGCATGAGGTCCTCGCTGCTATACATTCAGGAACCTCCGTCATCCTAACCAACCACACCAATACCGAACGACCCTACCTCTCTCAAGTGTTACAACCATGGTTGGAGAAAGAGTTGAATTCGGAGATTGACATACATGATGAACAGCCcaatgggaaatgggaagtGTTAGTTTCGAAAGCTGATAGAGATCCCTTGAGAGTTGTTTGATCTAGGGATAAGGtatgaaaagatgaaaagcgGATTTTTGGATGTTCTGGGTTCGGGAGGGAAGTTGTATGAGATGATTACATACATGGATTGTATACAGTGGTCCATCGGAAGATAGGCAGGATGGAGGAGAATGTAATGAAATACAAATATGATTGATAATGTGCAATTCACTTACCCGCCAAGTAACTTTATGTGTTTCGCGCTTCACAAC from Kwoniella europaea PYCC6329 chromosome 2, complete sequence encodes:
- a CDS encoding YbgI/family dinuclear metal center protein: MGNPTVNVAPLALIKRVWERIAPLQLAERSWDNVGPMIEAPYPNPNNRQVLLTIDLTPSVAAEALSLPSLSLIVSYHPPIFRGLKSMTLQDPLQSSLLKLSAKGISVFSPHTSLDATPNGINSWLIRPFLSISKSNSPITTSEQIEGFEGAGMGRIVNLSVPLDVRQVVKMVKDHLDLDHVQLATPEIERPINSIAVCAGSGASLFKGVKADLYLTGEMSHHEVLAAIHSGTSVILTNHTNTERPYLSQVLQPWLEKELNSEIDIHDEQPNGKWEVLVSKADRDPLRVV